A stretch of Sphingomicrobium flavum DNA encodes these proteins:
- a CDS encoding response regulator transcription factor: MARIIIADDDPTTIFMVRSILEDCGHIVGALEDGLSVGDVARFKAPDLLILDCSMPGKTGLEALREVRADLGKQLPIMMLTGRTSPQDEALAYQAGADDYLTKPIDPDKLVIRVEALLDPARRRCSA, translated from the coding sequence ATGGCCCGCATCATCATTGCCGATGACGATCCCACCACCATCTTCATGGTGCGTTCGATCCTGGAAGATTGCGGCCATATCGTCGGCGCGCTGGAAGATGGCCTGTCGGTCGGCGATGTCGCCCGCTTCAAGGCGCCCGACCTTCTGATTCTCGATTGTTCGATGCCCGGCAAGACGGGGCTGGAGGCGCTGCGCGAAGTACGCGCCGATCTTGGCAAGCAGCTGCCCATCATGATGCTGACCGGGCGCACCAGCCCGCAGGATGAGGCGCTGGCCTACCAGGCCGGGGCCGATGACTATCTCACGAAGCCGATCGATCCCGACAAGCTCGTCATCCGCGTCGAAGCCCTGCTCGACCCTGCCCGCCGCCGCTGCTCGGCCTGA
- a CDS encoding GbsR/MarR family transcriptional regulator — MDKPLPPSILRFILHWGDLGSQWGVNRSVAQIHALLFLSEKPLPADEIAEVLGLARSNVSNSIKELLAWELIHRVPIMGERRDHFAAEVDIWEMVTRIAKGRKAREIDPAQAALKACSEDAAHDPQISKVAKQRLDDMLSFVTTMGKWHDEMIRLPKSTLMTLISMGSKVTRFLPGKKG, encoded by the coding sequence ATGGACAAGCCGCTGCCACCGTCGATCCTGCGCTTCATCCTCCATTGGGGGGATCTGGGCAGCCAGTGGGGCGTCAACCGTTCGGTAGCGCAGATCCATGCGTTGCTGTTCCTGTCCGAAAAGCCGCTGCCGGCCGACGAGATTGCCGAGGTACTGGGGCTGGCGCGGTCCAACGTGTCCAATTCGATCAAGGAGCTGCTGGCCTGGGAGCTGATCCACCGCGTGCCCATCATGGGCGAGCGGCGCGACCATTTCGCCGCCGAGGTGGATATCTGGGAAATGGTGACGCGTATCGCCAAGGGGCGCAAGGCGCGCGAGATTGATCCGGCACAGGCGGCCTTGAAGGCTTGCAGCGAGGATGCCGCCCACGATCCCCAGATCAGCAAGGTGGCGAAACAGCGGCTCGACGACATGCTGAGCTTCGTCACCACCATGGGCAAATGGCATGACGAGATGATCCGACTGCCCAAATCGACCCTGATGACGCTGATTAGCATGGGGTCAAAGGTCACCCGCTTCCTGCCCGGCAAGAAGGGGTGA
- a CDS encoding DUF4166 domain-containing protein — MEFPAPDGAGELVDLRFRRLVGEEAWGQLPVAVQQRFSKRLAGEAVALYRGRIIEARRNQWGWLLAQALRLVGAPLPLSMDKDVAAVVSVSEDARFGGQVWSRLYARRDGFPQVIHSAKRFAGPSGLEEYVGRGIGMALKVEAFAEGLRFVSDHYVLKALGRRWRLPRWLAPGRCVVVHHDRGDGAFLFSLSLIHPLFGELIWQQGEFRDA, encoded by the coding sequence ATGGAATTTCCAGCCCCGGACGGGGCTGGCGAACTGGTCGATCTGCGCTTTCGCCGACTGGTGGGCGAGGAGGCCTGGGGCCAGCTGCCGGTAGCGGTGCAACAACGCTTTTCCAAGCGGTTGGCGGGCGAGGCGGTGGCGCTCTATCGCGGGCGGATCATCGAGGCGCGGCGCAACCAATGGGGTTGGCTGCTGGCGCAGGCGCTGCGGCTGGTCGGCGCGCCGCTGCCTTTGTCGATGGACAAAGATGTCGCGGCGGTGGTGAGCGTGTCGGAAGATGCGCGCTTCGGCGGGCAGGTGTGGAGCCGGCTCTATGCGCGGCGCGATGGCTTTCCGCAGGTGATCCATTCGGCCAAGCGCTTTGCCGGGCCGTCTGGGCTCGAAGAATATGTCGGGCGCGGGATCGGGATGGCCCTGAAGGTGGAGGCCTTTGCCGAGGGACTGCGCTTCGTTTCCGACCATTATGTCCTGAAAGCATTGGGGCGGCGCTGGCGCTTGCCGCGCTGGCTGGCGCCGGGGCGCTGCGTGGTGGTGCATCATGATCGGGGCGACGGGGCCTTCTTGTTCAGCCTGTCGCTCATCCATCCGCTCTTTGGCGAGCTGATCTGGCAGCAAGGAGAATTTCGCGATGCTTAG
- a CDS encoding saccharopine dehydrogenase family protein, with protein MLRLMIVGASGVFGSRLARLAAGEPGVELVLAGRRRGPLEVLAEELGASLRVLDRDAVGAGDLFGIDLVVDCAGPFQESSSMLVEAALAAGVDYLDLADGRDWVCNFEARWDEAARRAGVRLVSGASSIPALSHAVIDRLVQGWRQVDDLWVGIFPGNRAPRGPSVVEAILSYVGKPVREFEHGGWHERRGWGGLQRVDCGRAGKRWASICDVPEQELLVRRYQPRRSAQFFAGMELSLLHVGLWLLSWPVRWGWLKSLRPFAAPMLEVAEWVKPLGSDKGAMLVKAKGLDAMGRPAKRAWRLNADANRGPYVPVLAALALVRQWRDGVRPAAGARICSGMLDLEDFEWDFARLGLDHVMCEQGGRGWVPPARFAA; from the coding sequence ATGCTTAGGCTGATGATCGTGGGGGCATCGGGGGTGTTCGGATCGCGGCTGGCAAGGTTGGCGGCGGGGGAGCCGGGCGTGGAGCTGGTGCTGGCCGGGCGGCGGCGCGGGCCGCTGGAGGTGCTGGCAGAGGAATTGGGTGCTTCATTGCGGGTGCTGGACCGTGATGCGGTGGGTGCGGGCGACCTGTTCGGGATCGACCTGGTCGTCGATTGTGCGGGGCCGTTCCAGGAGAGTTCGTCGATGCTGGTCGAGGCGGCGCTGGCGGCCGGGGTGGATTATCTGGACCTTGCCGACGGGCGCGACTGGGTGTGCAATTTTGAAGCGCGCTGGGACGAGGCGGCGCGGCGTGCGGGCGTGCGGCTGGTGAGTGGGGCGAGCAGCATTCCGGCGCTGTCGCACGCAGTGATCGACCGGCTGGTGCAGGGATGGCGGCAGGTCGATGATCTATGGGTCGGCATCTTTCCCGGCAACCGCGCGCCGCGCGGGCCGAGCGTGGTGGAGGCGATCCTGTCCTATGTCGGCAAGCCGGTGCGGGAGTTCGAGCATGGCGGCTGGCATGAGCGGCGAGGCTGGGGCGGGCTGCAGCGCGTCGATTGCGGGCGGGCGGGCAAGCGCTGGGCGAGCATTTGCGATGTGCCCGAGCAGGAACTGCTGGTGCGGCGCTACCAGCCGAGGCGTAGCGCGCAATTTTTTGCCGGGATGGAGCTCAGCTTGCTGCATGTCGGCCTGTGGCTTTTGTCCTGGCCGGTGCGCTGGGGCTGGCTCAAATCGCTGCGGCCATTTGCTGCGCCAATGCTGGAGGTGGCCGAATGGGTCAAGCCGCTGGGCAGCGACAAGGGGGCGATGCTGGTGAAGGCCAAGGGGCTGGATGCGATGGGCAGGCCGGCCAAGCGGGCATGGCGGCTGAATGCCGATGCCAATCGCGGGCCTTATGTGCCCGTGCTGGCGGCGCTGGCGCTGGTGCGGCAGTGGCGCGATGGCGTGCGCCCGGCGGCAGGGGCGCGGATCTGCAGCGGGATGCTGGATCTGGAAGATTTCGAATGGGATTTCGCCCGCCTCGGGCTCGATCACGTCATGTGCGAGCAAGGCGGCCGGGGGTGGGTCCCCCCGGCCCGCTTTGCCGCCTGA
- a CDS encoding TIR domain-containing protein has translation MGDRQYKAFLSYSHRDKAVAEWLHRQLETYRLPQSLVDEGAPKRLAPIFKDREELPVTDDLGDAIKEALANSEALIVLCSPHSAISPWIGREIDIFKRMHGDKNVYPVVVDGDPPHNVPLPLRTHYEDGAPTEEMAEPVAADFRPEADGKKLGLMKLIAGLAGVQLDALVDREAARKHKRALVVAGLSILGMVIAVGLALFALQQRDAARAERTEANGLIEYMLTDLREQLEPVGRLDILGGVGSRAMEYYARQNLDSLSPEELGRRAKAIQLVAEVHNERGDNEKALPAFREAARTTGELLARKPDDPERMFNHGQSLFWVGLVALQHAQTDEAKEAMQGYADISTRLAAKDRTNLEWQMEEGYAYSNLGTMADEDGNYAEALALFERSVAVIERVTKAEGRPPARLIEIGTGLSWVSSMQQRLGDYAAAQKTRAREIALYEEVLEQQPDHFGALRFNVFAQGQMGHILAMRGRKDAARTILSAAIDDAERLIRRDPDNTSSLTMSIGPFNEMALLDWAEGRSAKASEGFDRIAALIENLAARDANNRDWNIYRPARLALERALTDRSSAPPDQLKSMALDWRGKIDADSPDHVWLFIASHLVEGIALERSGDGAAASAAFARALAVEDQAQGVSIANQALRAVAAQKLGQAALARQLRKALADRGLDPLIDDRL, from the coding sequence TTGGGGGACCGGCAGTATAAGGCATTCTTAAGTTACAGCCATCGCGACAAGGCGGTGGCCGAATGGCTTCACCGCCAGCTGGAGACCTATCGCCTGCCGCAGAGCCTGGTCGATGAAGGCGCGCCCAAGCGGTTGGCGCCCATCTTCAAGGATCGCGAGGAACTGCCCGTCACCGACGATCTGGGCGATGCGATCAAGGAGGCGCTGGCCAATAGCGAAGCGCTGATCGTGCTCTGTTCGCCGCACAGCGCCATTTCGCCCTGGATCGGGCGCGAGATCGACATTTTCAAGCGCATGCATGGCGACAAGAATGTCTATCCGGTGGTGGTCGATGGCGACCCGCCGCATAATGTGCCGCTGCCGCTTCGCACCCATTATGAGGATGGCGCGCCGACCGAGGAGATGGCCGAGCCTGTCGCGGCGGACTTCCGGCCCGAGGCGGACGGCAAGAAATTAGGGCTGATGAAGCTGATCGCCGGGCTGGCCGGGGTGCAGCTGGATGCGCTGGTCGATCGGGAGGCGGCGCGCAAGCATAAGCGGGCGCTGGTGGTGGCGGGGCTTTCGATCCTCGGCATGGTGATTGCAGTGGGGCTGGCACTGTTCGCGCTGCAGCAGCGCGATGCCGCGCGGGCCGAGCGCACCGAGGCCAACGGGCTGATCGAATATATGCTGACCGACCTTCGCGAGCAGCTCGAGCCCGTGGGACGGCTGGACATATTGGGCGGCGTCGGCTCGCGCGCGATGGAATATTATGCGCGCCAGAATCTCGACAGCCTGTCGCCCGAAGAGCTTGGACGGAGAGCCAAGGCGATCCAGCTGGTCGCCGAAGTGCATAATGAGCGGGGCGACAATGAAAAGGCGCTGCCGGCCTTTCGCGAGGCGGCGCGCACGACGGGCGAATTGCTGGCCCGCAAACCCGATGATCCGGAGCGCATGTTCAACCACGGGCAGAGCCTGTTCTGGGTCGGATTGGTAGCTTTGCAGCACGCCCAGACGGATGAGGCAAAGGAGGCCATGCAGGGCTATGCCGACATCTCTACCAGGCTGGCGGCCAAGGATCGCACCAACTTGGAGTGGCAGATGGAAGAGGGCTATGCCTATTCCAACCTTGGTACGATGGCCGATGAAGACGGCAATTATGCCGAAGCGCTGGCGCTATTCGAGCGAAGTGTTGCCGTCATCGAGCGAGTGACGAAGGCCGAGGGTCGCCCTCCCGCCCGGCTGATCGAAATCGGCACCGGATTGTCATGGGTGTCGAGCATGCAGCAACGGCTCGGTGACTATGCGGCAGCGCAAAAGACACGGGCCCGGGAAATCGCGCTCTATGAAGAAGTGCTCGAGCAGCAACCCGACCATTTCGGGGCCTTGCGGTTCAATGTCTTTGCCCAAGGCCAGATGGGGCACATCCTGGCAATGCGCGGGCGAAAGGACGCTGCGCGAACCATCTTGTCTGCGGCCATTGACGATGCCGAGCGGCTGATCCGACGTGACCCCGACAATACATCCAGCCTGACCATGTCGATCGGCCCCTTCAACGAGATGGCACTATTGGACTGGGCGGAGGGACGAAGCGCGAAGGCAAGCGAAGGCTTCGACAGGATCGCGGCACTGATCGAAAATCTCGCCGCGCGCGATGCCAACAATCGCGACTGGAATATCTATCGTCCGGCACGGCTGGCGTTGGAGCGCGCGCTGACTGATCGGTCATCAGCGCCGCCCGACCAGCTGAAATCCATGGCGCTGGACTGGCGTGGCAAGATCGATGCCGATAGCCCCGATCATGTCTGGCTTTTCATTGCCAGCCACCTCGTCGAGGGCATTGCGCTGGAACGGTCGGGCGATGGTGCAGCCGCGTCCGCCGCCTTCGCCCGGGCGCTGGCAGTGGAAGACCAGGCCCAAGGCGTGAGTATCGCCAACCAGGCACTGCGGGCGGTTGCTGCACAAAAACTGGGGCAGGCCGCCTTGGCGCGCCAATTGCGCAAGGCGCTGGCCGATCGTGGCCTCGATCCACTGATCGACGATCGACTTTGA
- a CDS encoding TetR/AcrR family transcriptional regulator, whose amino-acid sequence MVQSRSEKTKRRVLAATGELIIEKGLYDVTLKDIEARSGVSNGSIFHHFGNKDGVFAQIFAQERLDYLVSVADAIIAFDGEDPCDAFGAGARAALQWQCDHPDRFSRLIAQFNNSQWMVEHEHVWIELAHQIEQPVIDWARPHFEARRLPLLPATFFQSFMTGATERLTHGWLTHRLDRPSVEFADEAAMMVAEGLKALRRHQYGDAAGH is encoded by the coding sequence ATGGTGCAGTCGCGCAGTGAAAAAACCAAGCGCCGCGTCCTGGCGGCGACGGGCGAGCTGATCATCGAGAAGGGTCTTTACGATGTGACCCTGAAGGATATCGAGGCGCGTTCGGGTGTGTCGAACGGGTCCATCTTCCACCATTTCGGCAACAAGGACGGCGTCTTTGCGCAAATCTTTGCGCAGGAGCGATTGGACTATCTGGTCAGCGTGGCTGACGCGATCATTGCCTTTGACGGCGAGGATCCGTGCGATGCCTTCGGCGCGGGAGCGCGCGCGGCGTTGCAATGGCAGTGCGATCATCCCGATCGGTTTTCGCGGCTGATCGCGCAATTCAACAACAGCCAGTGGATGGTCGAGCACGAGCATGTGTGGATCGAACTGGCGCACCAGATCGAGCAGCCGGTGATCGACTGGGCGCGGCCGCATTTCGAAGCGCGGCGGCTGCCGCTGTTGCCCGCGACCTTTTTCCAGTCCTTCATGACGGGGGCGACCGAGCGGCTGACCCATGGCTGGCTGACGCATCGGCTGGATCGCCCCTCGGTGGAATTTGCCGATGAGGCTGCGATGATGGTGGCGGAAGGGCTGAAGGCCCTGCGGCGCCACCAATATGGCGACGCCGCCGGACATTGA